A genome region from Chloroflexia bacterium SDU3-3 includes the following:
- a CDS encoding energy-coupling factor transporter transmembrane protein EcfT has product MAIEFSRNVTFGQYIDTRSAIHRLDPRTKLLCTAGLMLALLASGSFVSAGVVVVALAIAIGVAHIPVGYMLRGLRLLVGTMLVLFCFQVLFYPTEGAQVLWRWGWLAVTWEGLRLGIITLLRVVLLYTLVTTLMLTTTLMDLADGLEVMLAPLARLRIPVNELVMTLVIALKFVPLLVGEVERLVKAQAARGQGIDTGGLLGRARALGGILVPLFVGAMARAEVVATAMDARCYRGGRGRTKRRVLRLARADWRALAAGALATAGALAAGWAGL; this is encoded by the coding sequence ATGGCGATAGAGTTCTCGCGCAACGTCACCTTTGGCCAGTACATCGACACCCGCTCGGCCATCCACCGGCTGGACCCGCGCACCAAGCTGCTGTGCACCGCCGGGCTGATGCTGGCGCTGCTGGCCAGCGGCAGCTTTGTGTCGGCGGGCGTGGTCGTGGTGGCGCTGGCTATCGCCATCGGGGTGGCCCACATCCCCGTGGGCTACATGCTGCGCGGGCTGCGGCTGCTGGTGGGCACCATGCTGGTGCTGTTCTGCTTCCAGGTGCTGTTCTACCCCACCGAGGGCGCGCAGGTGCTCTGGCGCTGGGGCTGGCTGGCGGTCACGTGGGAAGGGCTGCGGCTGGGCATAATCACGCTCCTGCGCGTAGTGCTGCTGTACACCCTCGTCACCACGCTGATGCTGACCACCACGCTGATGGATCTGGCCGACGGGCTAGAGGTGATGCTGGCCCCGCTGGCCCGCCTGCGCATCCCTGTGAACGAGCTGGTGATGACGCTGGTGATCGCGCTGAAGTTCGTGCCGCTGCTGGTGGGCGAGGTCGAGCGGCTGGTGAAGGCGCAGGCCGCGCGCGGCCAGGGCATCGACACCGGCGGGCTGCTGGGCCGCGCGCGGGCCTTGGGCGGCATCCTGGTGCCGCTGTTCGTGGGGGCCATGGCCCGCGCCGAGGTGGTGGCCACCGCCATGGATGCGCGCTGCTACCGAGGCGGGCGCGGCAGAACCAAGCGGCGCGTGCTGCGCCTGGCCCGCGCCGACTGGCGGGCGCTGGCGGCGGGCGCGCTGGCCACGGCGGGCGCGCTCGCGGCGGGCTGGGCGGGGCTGTAG
- a CDS encoding beta-galactosidase encodes MAKALSSEQFRLGVCYYPEQWPESLWDDDFRRMRELGFSVVRMAEFAWSIFEPADGQFSFALFDRVLDLAHQHGLAVILGTPTATPPAWLTHGHPEVLNATREGLPYQHGQRRHYSYNAPIYRELSARIVTQLAEHYGQHPALIGWQIDNELNCEVNVFYAEADHTAFRAWLQGRYQSLDALNAAWGTVFWSQTYSDWAQVRLTGLTPSDSPNPHQSLDEKRFISDSAISFAAMQAEIIRPRSPGRWVTTNGMFGHLDSYALTEQALDFFSYDSYPNFATIYPDAGPEPLLDRIGGWNLSRVRGISPTFAIMEQQSGPGGWVNRMAQPAPKPGQMRLWTYQSIAHGADMLLYFRWRTATMGTEIYWHGLNDYHNQPNRRIAEAAQIGQELATIGPQIVGSQVVADVAIVLDYENEWDGELDVWHGPLAQQSTHAWVKALQYQHIPCDAVYMRPTTTAADLARYRLLVYPHPAILSEETAAVLAAYVEQGGALVLGCRTGYKLPSGQVAMRPMPGPLAELCGVTVADFTRVGPHEQPPALSWVETSPTEGIIRAELFNEQLMVQSPQATVLAEYGSGFYSGSPVLVRNPVGAGRVYTYGSTFTQPLAEFLLFEIGISSPAVGLFDLPRSVELCLRQHPATGQRFAFLLNYSGEFRELELLRGMRDALGVQLEGYITLEPYGVRVIVLDA; translated from the coding sequence ATGGCAAAAGCCCTATCGAGCGAGCAGTTCCGGCTCGGGGTGTGCTACTACCCCGAGCAGTGGCCGGAATCGCTCTGGGATGATGATTTTCGCCGGATGCGCGAGCTTGGCTTCTCGGTGGTGCGCATGGCCGAGTTCGCGTGGTCGATCTTCGAGCCTGCCGATGGGCAGTTCTCCTTCGCGCTATTCGACCGCGTGCTCGATCTGGCGCACCAGCACGGCCTGGCCGTCATCCTCGGCACACCCACGGCCACGCCGCCGGCCTGGCTGACCCACGGCCACCCCGAGGTGCTGAACGCCACCCGCGAGGGCCTGCCCTACCAGCACGGCCAGCGCCGCCACTACAGCTACAACGCGCCGATCTACCGCGAGCTGTCGGCCCGGATCGTCACCCAGCTGGCCGAGCACTATGGCCAGCACCCCGCGCTGATCGGCTGGCAGATCGACAACGAGCTGAACTGCGAGGTGAATGTCTTCTACGCCGAGGCCGACCATACGGCCTTCCGCGCGTGGCTGCAGGGGCGCTACCAAAGCCTGGATGCCCTGAACGCCGCCTGGGGCACGGTGTTCTGGAGCCAGACCTACAGCGACTGGGCGCAGGTGCGGCTCACCGGCCTCACGCCCAGCGACTCGCCCAACCCCCACCAGTCGCTCGATGAGAAGCGCTTCATCTCGGACAGCGCGATCAGCTTCGCGGCGATGCAGGCCGAGATCATCCGCCCGCGCTCACCGGGGCGCTGGGTCACCACCAACGGCATGTTTGGCCATCTGGACAGCTACGCGCTCACCGAGCAGGCGCTGGACTTCTTCTCGTACGACTCGTACCCCAACTTCGCCACGATCTACCCCGACGCAGGCCCCGAGCCGCTGCTCGACCGGATCGGCGGCTGGAATCTGAGCCGCGTGCGCGGCATCTCGCCGACCTTCGCGATCATGGAGCAGCAGTCTGGCCCTGGCGGTTGGGTAAACCGCATGGCCCAGCCCGCCCCCAAGCCCGGCCAGATGCGGCTGTGGACCTACCAGTCGATCGCGCATGGGGCCGATATGCTGCTGTACTTCCGCTGGCGCACGGCTACCATGGGCACCGAGATCTACTGGCACGGCCTGAACGACTACCACAACCAGCCCAATCGCCGTATCGCCGAGGCCGCCCAGATCGGCCAGGAGCTGGCCACGATCGGGCCGCAGATCGTTGGGTCGCAGGTGGTGGCGGATGTCGCTATTGTGCTGGACTACGAGAATGAGTGGGATGGCGAGCTGGATGTGTGGCACGGCCCGCTGGCCCAGCAGAGCACGCACGCCTGGGTGAAGGCGCTGCAGTACCAGCATATCCCCTGCGACGCGGTGTATATGCGCCCAACGACAACCGCCGCCGATCTGGCCCGCTACCGCCTGCTGGTCTACCCCCATCCGGCCATCCTCAGCGAGGAGACGGCGGCGGTGCTGGCCGCGTATGTGGAGCAGGGCGGCGCGCTGGTGCTGGGCTGTCGCACTGGCTACAAGCTGCCCAGCGGCCAAGTGGCCATGCGCCCCATGCCCGGGCCGCTGGCCGAGCTGTGTGGCGTGACCGTGGCCGACTTCACCCGTGTCGGCCCGCACGAGCAGCCGCCCGCGCTCTCGTGGGTCGAGACCTCGCCCACCGAGGGCATCATCCGCGCCGAGCTGTTCAACGAGCAGCTCATGGTTCAGTCGCCGCAGGCCACGGTGCTAGCCGAGTACGGCAGCGGCTTCTACAGCGGCTCGCCCGTGCTGGTGCGCAACCCGGTGGGCGCTGGCCGGGTCTACACCTATGGCTCGACCTTCACCCAGCCGCTCGCCGAGTTTCTGCTGTTCGAGATCGGCATCTCCTCGCCCGCCGTCGGCCTGTTCGATCTGCCGCGCTCGGTCGAGCTGTGCCTGCGCCAGCACCCGGCCACCGGGCAGCGCTTCGCCTTCTTGCTGAACTACAGCGGCGAGTTTCGCGAGCTGGAGCTGCTGCGCGGCATGCGCGACGCCCTGGGGGTGCAGCTTGAGGGCTACATCACGCTGGAGCCATACGGTGTGCGGGTGATCGTGCTTGATGCCTAG
- a CDS encoding chromosome condensation regulator RCC1, with amino-acid sequence MRPQPALLRAAHQVLLVLALVFATPALARATPATQPAAIVSMAAGGFHTCTLLSTGAVRCWGNGASGQLGFGSVIPRIPSANLAAISGVSTIAAGLFHTCATTMAGLVYCWGENSDGQLGLGDTIDRASPIPVPGITDAVAVAAGFLHTCALLSSGGVKCWGVDTEGELGTGSGLGANPSSPTPVDVLGLGDTATALASGSFHTCVLLSGGGVKCWGKNDRGQLGDGTTVSGGLPVSVAGMTGVRQIVTNINSSCVLTIEAGVRCWGSNYNGELGNGGPRTSSPTPVDVTGLSGNVASISTSAFFICALLTTGGVRCWGDDGSGQLGDGGAIESNTFSNVPVDVLGVTNATHIATGYYHACAALDTGEVRCWGDNAYYQLGTTGVTKSSTPL; translated from the coding sequence ATGAGACCCCAACCCGCGCTCCTGCGCGCCGCACACCAGGTCTTGCTGGTGCTTGCCCTTGTGTTTGCCACCCCCGCACTGGCCCGTGCCACACCTGCCACTCAGCCTGCGGCGATCGTATCGATGGCGGCTGGGGGCTTCCACACCTGCACGCTCTTGAGCACCGGGGCAGTGCGCTGCTGGGGGAATGGGGCCAGCGGGCAGCTTGGGTTCGGCAGCGTGATCCCAAGGATCCCGTCCGCCAATCTGGCGGCTATCTCGGGAGTCAGCACTATCGCCGCTGGGCTGTTTCACACCTGCGCCACCACCATGGCAGGTCTGGTCTACTGCTGGGGCGAGAACTCGGATGGGCAGCTCGGCCTGGGCGACACCATTGACCGCGCATCGCCCATCCCCGTGCCCGGTATCACCGATGCGGTGGCGGTCGCCGCTGGCTTTCTGCACACCTGCGCGCTGCTGAGCAGCGGCGGGGTGAAGTGCTGGGGGGTGGATACTGAGGGCGAGCTGGGCACCGGATCGGGCCTGGGTGCGAATCCCAGCTCGCCCACGCCGGTGGATGTGCTGGGCCTGGGCGACACCGCTACCGCTCTGGCGAGCGGCTCCTTTCACACCTGCGTGCTGCTGAGCGGCGGCGGGGTGAAGTGCTGGGGGAAGAACGATCGCGGCCAGCTGGGCGATGGCACCACGGTGAGCGGCGGGCTGCCGGTGAGCGTCGCAGGGATGACAGGGGTGCGGCAGATCGTGACAAATATCAATAGTAGCTGCGTGCTAACCATCGAAGCCGGCGTGCGCTGCTGGGGCAGCAACTATAATGGCGAGCTGGGCAATGGTGGCCCGCGTACCAGTAGCCCCACCCCGGTGGATGTGACCGGCCTGAGCGGGAATGTGGCCTCGATCAGCACGAGCGCCTTTTTCATCTGTGCGCTTCTGACCACGGGCGGGGTGCGCTGCTGGGGCGATGATGGCTCGGGGCAGCTGGGCGATGGCGGGGCGATTGAGAGCAACACCTTCAGCAACGTGCCGGTGGATGTGCTGGGGGTCACGAATGCGACACATATCGCCACCGGCTACTACCACGCCTGTGCGGCCCTGGATACGGGCGAGGTGCGCTGCTGGGGCGACAATGCCTACTATCAGCTCGGCACTACCGGCGTCACGAAAAGCTCGACGCCGCTCTAG
- a CDS encoding DUF1697 domain-containing protein, translating into MSMRLVAARGYDSTPSQGACQMEAACFSEALARRAIIEQTCERGAAMSRFIAFLRAINVGGHTVKMADLRGLFESLGFAQVETFIASGNVIFDTPAEGPGDAALKAQIMAHLQAALGYTVETFLRTPAELAATARYQPFPDLAELGGSLMVGFLHAAPAAEAQQRLAALASSIDSLHTHGREIYWHRRPPIGESQVGNGAIERALKLPATIRNITTVAKIAAKYPAEPR; encoded by the coding sequence TTGTCCATGCGCCTCGTGGCGGCGCGTGGCTATGATAGCACGCCTAGCCAGGGCGCATGCCAAATGGAAGCAGCCTGTTTTTCTGAAGCGCTGGCGCGGCGTGCTATAATCGAACAAACATGCGAAAGAGGAGCAGCCATGTCACGCTTTATCGCCTTCCTGCGCGCCATCAACGTGGGCGGCCACACGGTGAAGATGGCCGACCTGCGCGGCCTGTTCGAGTCGCTCGGCTTCGCGCAGGTCGAGACCTTCATCGCCAGCGGGAACGTGATCTTTGACACGCCCGCCGAGGGGCCGGGCGACGCCGCGCTGAAGGCGCAGATCATGGCCCACCTGCAGGCAGCGCTGGGCTACACGGTCGAGACCTTCCTGCGCACCCCGGCGGAGCTGGCGGCCACCGCGCGCTACCAGCCCTTCCCCGACCTGGCCGAGCTGGGCGGCTCGCTCATGGTCGGCTTCCTGCACGCCGCGCCCGCCGCCGAGGCCCAGCAGCGTCTGGCCGCGCTGGCCAGCTCGATCGACTCGTTGCACACCCATGGCCGCGAGATCTACTGGCACCGCCGCCCGCCCATCGGCGAATCGCAGGTGGGCAACGGCGCGATCGAGCGCGCGCTGAAGTTGCCCGCCACCATCCGCAACATCACCACCGTGGCCAAAATTGCTGCCAAGTATCCCGCCGAGCCGCGCTGA
- a CDS encoding ECF transporter S component produces MTQAKNERQTGLNTRRIVVGGVLGAIAIVLAVTRLGFIPVPNLTGNATIMHIPAIIGAVLEGPLVGTLAGGIFGIYSLLYSGSPLFANPLISVAPRLLIGVASWLAYRSLVKVNQDLAAVVAGVVGTLTNTVLVVGAILLFAQLPAGTGAGAFVLSLVPQALAELVIAAIVTPLVVRAVNLVRSGRTTASERGSRDDSSF; encoded by the coding sequence ATGACACAGGCGAAAAACGAACGACAGACCGGATTGAACACCCGCCGGATTGTGGTGGGCGGCGTGCTTGGCGCTATCGCGATCGTGCTGGCGGTGACGCGGCTGGGCTTCATCCCCGTGCCCAACCTCACCGGAAACGCCACAATCATGCACATCCCCGCGATCATCGGCGCGGTGCTAGAGGGGCCGCTGGTGGGAACGCTGGCGGGCGGCATCTTCGGCATCTATAGCCTGCTCTACTCGGGGTCGCCGCTGTTTGCCAACCCGCTGATCTCGGTAGCACCGCGCCTGCTGATCGGTGTCGCCTCGTGGCTGGCCTACCGCAGCCTGGTGAAGGTCAACCAAGATCTGGCGGCGGTGGTGGCCGGGGTGGTGGGCACGCTCACCAACACCGTGCTGGTGGTGGGGGCCATCCTGCTGTTTGCGCAGCTGCCAGCTGGCACTGGCGCGGGCGCGTTCGTGCTCTCGCTAGTGCCGCAGGCTCTGGCCGAGCTGGTGATCGCCGCGATTGTCACCCCACTAGTGGTGCGCGCGGTCAACCTGGTGCGCTCGGGCCGCACCACCGCCAGCGAGCGCGGCTCGCGCGACGACTCCTCATTCTAG
- a CDS encoding aldo/keto reductase: protein MDYRQLGSAGIRVSTIGLGTNQFGGKVDQATVTAILAEARELGINLIDTADIYREGNSETTIGNAIKGSRSSYVLATKGYHKAGPGPNDYGASRGHLLSAIEGSLRRLQTDYIDLYQIHSWDATTPIEETLRTLDDLVRSGKVRYVGASNFAAWQLSRANLLAELRGWTPFVTIQPHYHMFERQIEQELVPYCNAYGVGILPYFPLAGGFLTGKYQQGQPAPAGSRGESNSYVQQYMTEDNFARLATLTAWAAERGHTMGDLAHAWLLAQPRVSSVISGVTSLEQLHSNARGAGWQLTAAERDEVNAILKG, encoded by the coding sequence ATGGACTATCGACAGCTTGGCAGCGCGGGCATCCGCGTCTCCACCATCGGCCTGGGCACCAACCAGTTTGGCGGCAAGGTCGACCAGGCCACCGTCACGGCCATCCTGGCCGAGGCTCGCGAGCTGGGCATCAACCTGATCGACACCGCCGACATCTACCGCGAGGGTAACTCGGAAACTACCATCGGCAACGCCATCAAGGGCAGCCGCAGCAGCTATGTGCTGGCCACCAAGGGCTACCATAAGGCCGGGCCAGGGCCAAACGACTACGGTGCATCGCGCGGGCACCTGCTCAGCGCGATCGAGGGCAGCCTACGGCGGCTGCAGACCGACTACATCGACCTGTACCAGATCCACAGCTGGGATGCCACCACGCCGATCGAGGAGACCCTGCGCACGCTCGACGATCTGGTGCGCAGCGGCAAGGTGCGCTACGTCGGCGCGTCCAACTTCGCGGCCTGGCAGCTCTCGCGCGCCAACCTGCTGGCCGAACTGCGCGGCTGGACGCCGTTCGTCACCATCCAGCCGCACTACCACATGTTCGAGCGCCAGATCGAGCAGGAGCTGGTGCCCTACTGCAACGCCTACGGCGTCGGCATCCTGCCCTACTTCCCGCTGGCGGGCGGCTTCCTGACCGGCAAATACCAGCAGGGCCAGCCCGCACCCGCAGGGTCGCGCGGCGAGAGCAATAGCTATGTGCAGCAGTACATGACCGAGGACAACTTCGCCAGGCTGGCTACGCTCACGGCCTGGGCCGCCGAGCGCGGGCACACCATGGGCGATCTGGCCCACGCCTGGCTGCTGGCGCAGCCGCGCGTCAGCTCGGTGATCTCGGGCGTCACAAGCCTGGAGCAGCTGCACAGCAACGCGCGCGGGGCGGGCTGGCAGCTCACCGCCGCCGAGCGCGACGAGGTCAACGCCATCCTCAAGGGATAG
- a CDS encoding YceI family protein, protein MVRKIAIGVAAVVVIVIALVAFYVFRPPAQASGPIQAIPIGTSAAATSAPAATAAAATSAPAAEATTGAATSAPVAAATSESATSTPAEAAAGAPVVFEIVSAESEARFLIDEVLRGNPVTVVGKTDQVAGQIAIDPSNPQNSQVGIIQVDVRALATDNEFRNRAIKNAILRTDDFEYVSFKPTAITGLPEKGAVGQSYTFQIQGDLTITDVTKPVTFDVTATAESETRLKGTATASFPYRDFNLNIPDSPSVDTVADSVRLELDFVAQPVQ, encoded by the coding sequence GTGGTACGAAAGATTGCAATAGGGGTGGCGGCTGTGGTGGTGATCGTCATTGCGCTGGTCGCGTTCTATGTGTTCCGCCCGCCAGCGCAGGCCAGCGGCCCCATCCAGGCCATCCCGATCGGCACCAGCGCTGCCGCGACCAGCGCCCCCGCCGCCACCGCTGCCGCCGCGACCAGCGCCCCCGCCGCCGAGGCGACGACTGGGGCCGCCACCAGCGCGCCTGTTGCTGCAGCCACCAGCGAATCTGCGACCAGCACCCCCGCCGAGGCCGCAGCGGGCGCGCCCGTGGTGTTCGAGATCGTCTCTGCCGAGTCCGAGGCCCGCTTCCTGATCGACGAGGTGCTGCGCGGTAACCCCGTGACGGTGGTCGGCAAGACCGATCAGGTGGCTGGCCAGATCGCGATCGACCCGAGCAACCCGCAGAACTCGCAGGTTGGCATCATCCAGGTGGATGTGCGCGCCCTGGCAACCGACAACGAGTTCCGCAACCGCGCGATCAAGAATGCCATCCTGCGCACCGACGATTTCGAGTACGTGAGCTTCAAGCCCACCGCGATCACGGGCCTGCCCGAGAAGGGCGCGGTCGGCCAGAGCTATACCTTCCAGATCCAGGGTGATCTGACAATCACCGATGTGACCAAGCCGGTGACCTTCGATGTGACCGCCACCGCCGAGAGCGAGACGCGCCTGAAGGGCACCGCCACCGCATCCTTCCCTTACCGCGATTTCAACCTGAACATCCCCGACTCACCCTCGGTTGATACCGTGGCCGATAGCGTGCGGCTTGAGCTAGATTTCGTGGCCCAGCCGGTGCAGTAG
- a CDS encoding ATP-binding cassette domain-containing protein, with translation MIKLEQAAFSYNAGQRDAIHAVRPLDLAIAPGELVAVIGANGSGKSTLARMLCALALPTAGRITVDGVELAPQHAWEVRRRVGMVFQRPDDQLIANTVVDDVAFGPENLGLPPAEIERRVQGALAALGLEQLADMQISQLSGGEKQRVAIAGVLAMEPRYLILDEPTTMIPQQQARDLIGLAHGLRERLGVAVIHITHFMPEIITFDRVVVLHQGQVAMQGTPREVFAQRGRLAALGLAVPMAAALAERLRRRGVALPEVVLTPAELRAHMAPLAKPAATPPAPINPNERTSPQASAPLIEVRDLHFSYMAGTPLERPALRGASCAIAPGETVAILGGTQAGKSTLVEFFNALRTPGPGHVFYQGQDVAAPGFDRERLRRAVAVVFQQPETQLLEEIVGMDISYAPRQKKLPPAQSRALVQRAMEQAGLDYEAFRLRYVHALSGGQKRRVAIAGALAAEPQALVLDEPTAGLDPQGRDELAALVGGLRGDDRMAVVVVGHSFDALASRADRVLVMAEGRVVMEGAPRALLRRADELLAHGVELDEAASIALELRAVFPALSTDVLDLDELERAIMEVL, from the coding sequence ATGATCAAGCTAGAACAGGCCGCGTTTAGCTACAACGCAGGCCAACGCGACGCCATCCACGCCGTGCGCCCGCTCGACCTCGCCATCGCCCCTGGCGAGCTGGTGGCGGTGATCGGGGCCAACGGCAGCGGGAAAAGCACCCTGGCCCGCATGCTGTGCGCGCTGGCGCTGCCTACGGCGGGGCGCATCACCGTGGATGGGGTGGAGCTCGCGCCGCAGCACGCCTGGGAGGTGCGCAGGCGAGTGGGCATGGTCTTCCAGCGCCCCGACGACCAGCTGATCGCCAACACCGTGGTGGACGACGTGGCCTTCGGGCCGGAGAACCTGGGGCTGCCGCCCGCCGAGATCGAGCGGCGGGTGCAGGGCGCGCTGGCCGCGCTGGGGCTGGAGCAGCTCGCCGACATGCAGATCAGCCAGCTCTCGGGCGGCGAGAAGCAGCGCGTGGCGATCGCGGGCGTGCTGGCCATGGAGCCGCGCTACCTCATTCTGGATGAGCCGACCACTATGATCCCGCAGCAGCAGGCCCGCGACCTGATCGGGCTGGCCCACGGGCTGCGCGAGCGGCTGGGCGTGGCGGTCATCCACATCACCCACTTCATGCCCGAGATCATCACATTCGACCGCGTGGTGGTGCTGCACCAGGGGCAGGTGGCCATGCAGGGAACCCCGCGCGAGGTGTTCGCCCAGCGCGGGCGGCTGGCCGCGCTGGGGCTGGCGGTGCCCATGGCAGCTGCCCTGGCCGAGCGGCTGCGGCGGCGCGGCGTAGCCCTGCCCGAGGTGGTGCTGACGCCCGCCGAGCTGCGTGCGCACATGGCCCCGCTGGCCAAGCCCGCTGCCACCCCACCCGCGCCTATCAACCCCAACGAGCGCACATCCCCACAGGCCAGCGCGCCGCTGATCGAGGTGCGTGACCTACACTTCTCGTACATGGCCGGAACCCCGCTGGAGCGGCCCGCGCTGCGTGGGGCTTCCTGCGCGATTGCGCCGGGCGAGACCGTGGCTATCCTGGGCGGCACCCAGGCGGGCAAGAGCACACTGGTGGAGTTTTTCAACGCGCTGCGCACGCCGGGGCCGGGGCACGTATTCTACCAGGGCCAGGATGTGGCCGCACCCGGGTTCGACCGCGAGCGGCTGCGGCGGGCCGTGGCCGTGGTGTTCCAGCAGCCCGAGACCCAGCTGCTGGAGGAGATCGTGGGCATGGACATCTCGTACGCGCCGCGCCAGAAGAAGCTGCCGCCCGCGCAGTCGCGCGCCCTGGTGCAGCGGGCCATGGAGCAGGCCGGGCTGGACTACGAGGCCTTCCGGCTGCGCTACGTGCACGCCCTGAGCGGCGGGCAGAAGCGCCGGGTTGCGATCGCGGGGGCGCTGGCCGCCGAGCCGCAGGCGCTGGTGCTGGATGAGCCGACGGCGGGGCTGGACCCGCAGGGCCGCGACGAGCTGGCCGCGCTGGTGGGCGGGCTGCGCGGCGACGACCGCATGGCCGTGGTGGTGGTGGGCCACAGCTTTGACGCGCTGGCCAGCCGCGCCGACCGCGTGCTGGTGATGGCCGAGGGCCGCGTGGTGATGGAGGGAGCGCCCCGCGCCCTGCTGCGCCGCGCCGACGAGCTGCTGGCCCACGGCGTGGAGCTAGACGAGGCGGCCAGCATCGCCCTGGAGCTGCGGGCGGTGTTCCCCGCGCTCTCCACCGACGTGCTCGACCTCGACGAGCTTGAGCGCGCGATCATGGAGGTGCTGTGA
- a CDS encoding glycoside hydrolase family 5 protein has protein sequence MGNAAFLAGVNLGGWLSQYRVASDEHLSTFITERDIATIASWGLDHVRLPVDYPIVEDDAAPGQYREQGLAYIDRCIEWCERHGLGVVLDLHHAPGYSFGRLETNNLFESEQQLGRFVGIWKMFAQRYRSVGEHLRMELLNEVVEPTSERWNGLAHRTIAAIRAIDQQRTIVYGGNYYSSIDELANIDLVEKDDRIIYTFHFYKPLLFTHQLAPWDAFARAYRQSSEYPGRLPNLAAFIAEHPEYEQKNQELPTDTMDADLLLRYFQPALDFMQRTGKPLYCGEFGVVEGASLPSRIRWHRDVIDLLNAHGIGRAVWSYKAMSFPLVDAQGQVVSEELIRVVGDRARVMGGQGR, from the coding sequence ATGGGAAACGCAGCATTTCTGGCCGGTGTCAATCTGGGCGGGTGGCTCTCGCAGTACCGCGTTGCAAGCGACGAGCACCTGAGCACCTTCATCACCGAGCGCGATATTGCCACCATTGCCTCATGGGGCCTTGACCACGTGCGGCTGCCGGTGGACTATCCGATCGTCGAGGATGATGCCGCGCCCGGCCAGTACCGCGAGCAGGGCCTAGCCTACATCGACCGCTGCATCGAGTGGTGCGAGCGGCATGGGCTGGGCGTGGTGCTCGACCTGCACCACGCGCCAGGCTACAGCTTTGGCCGGCTGGAGACCAACAACCTGTTCGAGAGCGAGCAGCAGCTTGGGCGCTTCGTGGGCATCTGGAAGATGTTCGCCCAGCGCTACCGCTCGGTGGGCGAGCACCTGCGCATGGAGCTGCTGAACGAGGTGGTGGAGCCGACCAGCGAGCGCTGGAACGGGCTGGCCCACCGCACCATCGCGGCCATCCGTGCGATCGACCAGCAGCGCACGATCGTCTACGGTGGCAACTACTACAGCTCGATCGACGAGCTGGCCAATATCGATCTGGTCGAGAAGGACGACCGGATCATCTACACCTTCCACTTCTACAAGCCGCTGCTGTTCACCCACCAGCTCGCCCCCTGGGATGCCTTCGCTAGGGCCTACCGGCAGTCATCCGAGTACCCCGGCAGGCTGCCCAACCTGGCCGCCTTCATCGCCGAGCACCCCGAGTATGAGCAGAAGAACCAGGAGCTGCCGACCGACACCATGGATGCCGATCTGCTGCTGCGCTACTTCCAGCCCGCGCTGGATTTTATGCAGCGCACCGGCAAGCCGCTCTACTGCGGCGAATTTGGCGTGGTCGAGGGTGCGTCGCTCCCCAGCCGCATCCGCTGGCACCGCGACGTGATCGATCTGCTGAATGCCCACGGCATTGGGCGGGCGGTGTGGAGCTACAAGGCCATGAGCTTCCCGCTGGTGGATGCCCAGGGCCAGGTGGTAAGCGAGGAGCTCATCCGCGTGGTGGGCGACCGCGCCCGCGTGATGGGCGGGCAAGGCCGCTAG